The segment TTCACCATGTTTTGGTGCCTCTCATGTGTTACAGAGCATGTTCAGTAGAAAGGATTTTTAGTTTGCCTGGTATCCTTGCTTCTGATTGCCTTAACAAGTGTTTTTCAGGTATTTAGAAGAGTTAATCAAATGGCACAGTAAGGACACACTGTCAaaattgtttatatttgtagtTGGATTATTGAGTTTTTTGAGCTGTAAACTGTAATAATCAAACGTCACTGTTGATAGAGCTGCACGTGTTTGTGGTTATAGATACACACGGCTTGCCAGCTGTGACATCTGGGGCACCAAAGAGGTGGATTTCCTCGGACTGGACGACTTCTCTAGTCCCTACCAGGATGAAGAAGTGATTGGACGAACCCCAACACTGGCTCAGCTCAACAGCGAAGACtcactgcctgtgtgtgaggCGCTCTACCCTTCTGCTGACCTCACCCTGGCTGCTCCACCTCAGTCTTTGCTTCCCCAGCCTCCCTGCCAAAGCAAGAGACCCCTGGTCCCCGGCCAAGGTTTGGGCCCCGGCTCTGCGCGACCCTCTCCAAGCCCTAAATCCTCTTCCCGTCCTTCACGCAGCCTTCTTCCAGACTTCCCTGAAGGCTCTCAAAAAGCCACCAGACCTGTCCCTTCCAGCACTGAGACTATGAGCAAGACCCAGACCCACCTCAGTCTCACGCAGGACCAAGGCCAAGCTCAAAGCAAGCACCAGCGGCGAGGAACCAAGATGGTAGCCCCAACTACTTATGGCCCTGACTTTGTTCGGAAGGCAAAAGTCCGCGTGAGTGCCGTGCTTAAAACTCCTGAGCGGCCCTCCCAGACAGATTTTGAGAGGTCAGATCCCCCTCTACCACTCTCCCAGCCCCCAGATGAAAAGGCTTCTACTTCAGCGAATGCCACCTTGGTGGGACTTCCTGGTGCTGTAGCAGGAGTGTCTCGCAACCTGACTAGCTTTGAAAGGAGAGCAGAGGTCACAGTAAAAAGAGAGATGTCTGCCTGGTCTGCCCACGTGCCTCAGCTAGTTGAGGCGAATGAGGCCATGGAAGGTAGCACCTCTGGACTGGCGAACAGTGCCGATATTGTTGCAGAGGCTAGCGGTGGCAGCAGCGTTCTGATTGTCGACGGCACAGAGAAGAGCaaggaggaggaacacaacTACTCTCTGTTCCTGACCCGCAGCAGACTGGCCGGCAGAGGACACGCCCAgctggaggaagatgaggaagaggaggacgaggaagaggcagaagaggaagaagaaggcgATGGGTTGGAGCTAGACGACGAAGACCATGATGAGGGTTTCGGCAGTGAGCATGAGCTATCTgaaaatgaagaggaggaggaagaggaggaagatgaagactATGAAGCAGATAAAGACGATGACATGAGTGATGCCTTCTCTGAACCAGGTAGAAACCCTGTAATACTTCTGCTCCTAGATTAACATGTGTAATCActccctttccttttttttctcactctgaCTTCCTCCTTGTTCTCACGTCTCTCTTATCTCCCACCTCCACCAGGCTGCGACATGGAGCTGATGGAGGACATTAAAGGCCTGACAGCAGGTGTCTCCAGTCGGAAGAGAGGCAAGCGTCGTTACTTCTGGGAGTACAGCGAGCAGCTCACCCCCTCCAAACAGGAACGAATGCTTAAACCGTCTGAGTGGGACAGACACACGCTGCCTAGCAACCTGTACCAGAAGAACGGGCCTCTCCAtggtatatatacatacatacaaatacacagagtCACACATATAAAAACTGTACTCTGTATGTCCCCAGGCTTGTACTGTAGGACATAATCCTTGCTTTAAGAGTTTATAATGATCAAAAGATTAGTGAGAAACTTAGtgagaaaaggaaaagctgtCACACTGTCACGTTTTTGTTCATGTCACATTTCAGTGACATCATTCAAGTGATGTATTGTAAAGATATGTAAACAAAAGGATCATGTGTCATTTCTCACAAAAGGAACAGGCCTTTTaaaaacagtggaaatgaaaagcATGTAAGCTGTTTGTACAGGCAGTGAGCATTTATCTTGTATTTGTGACCAGATTTAATCAGTTCTTCTGTTTATAAATGAATTTTGAAGCTTTAAGGGAGGACTCTTATTGCATTTTGATCATTtagtataatttattatatGTCTTCAAAAagataaagcttttttttttttttaaatgtaatcacAAGCAGGTAGTTGTGGTGCAGAACACAGtgattatttactttattataaatCCAGATCTGTTATAAGGTGGATCTACCACAGGTGTCACCAACTGTGGCTAAATGGAAGATAGATAAGTAGTTCAAAGCTGTTTGCTATtgacagtgaagagaaaaggtATAAATCCTCTGGGAGACTTTCAGTGAACACAGAAAATTCAAATGCATCTCCCACTCTCTGTAATTGAGCACTTCAAGAAGAGGAGTATTAGCTGGTGGTGGTGCAGGAAAATGCTTcatgattaatttattattcaGACTTGTATTTAACATACATCAGCCAGCAACAACTTCATAAACAGTAAGAAATCAATTCATGATATGTCATTGACACCTGCAGATTCTTGGTCTTAAAGAGAAATTGCATATAAGTGTTGATCTCCCAACCTTTGGCAGAACCTGTAAGAGAAATGTGtcaaattaaacattcaaattCATGTGGGagtgatcttttcttttttcacttgtCTTAAAGGAAAGTACATGCTGAAGAAGTCACGTCGCACAGATGTTGAGGACCTGACTCCCAACCCACGCAAGCTTCTGCAGATCGGCACTGAGCTCCGCAAACTGAACAAGGTCATCAGCGACTTGACACCAGTGAGCGAGCTGCCGCTGATTGCACGACCACGGTCCCGCAAGGAGAAGAACAAGCTGGCATCAAGGTAAAACATACAGATCTATACAATGCTATGATCCTGCTGATCTCCCCGCTATACGAATGTAAACAAATTCACTAGTTTTACTGCATGAGCTTAGATTACAGTAGTTGTAGTTAAGGTGCGATTTAAGAGCTGTATGTCATGTCTCACattgtttcctgtctgctgtgtgttgcAGAGCTTGTCGTTTAAAAAAGAAGGCCCAGTATGAAGCAAACAAGGTGAAGCTGTGGGGACTCAGCACAGAGTATGGTACGTTTTTAATGGCATTATATAccttaattaacattaacattaatcaaGAACTGCATTTATGGagttatattgtatttattctAAATTTTTCTATAAAACCAAGATATTTAGCTGATATTTAGCACATATAAGAGTAAAAATACTCAAAAACGTTAATACACACGTAGATGATCGTCATATGTTACTTAGCTTTATCTATTTTAAACTTTGTGACATTTCTATGAGGTTTGACTCGAAGCTGAACCAATGTTGGTTAAATCTACATTTTGTGTTCATGCCTCTGAGCGTCTAATATGTGCTTTAACACATGCCTTCCTTCAGATCGACTGCTGTTTGTGATCAATGCCATCAAGGAGGAGATTGTGGCGCGAGTCGAGGACTCTTCTCCACGTGCGACCAACATGACTGACACTCTGGAACGACTCATCCAGGAGACACTGGGTGAGCATTACCTGGCTAATGAGACATGTAAACCTGACTCAACTGAAGACACAGCATCTTGTGAAAGATGATTAATAATGTATTTGAcatacatttaatgtaaaatggaACAACTTCCTAGCTAAAGCCTTTGTGTGACCACACTACAGTTAAAAAGTGGTGCATAAAAatatctacatacagtatatacatttacatttagtataAGAATAGTATTGTGgcaattaacatttttgttcAGTGATAATAATGCATCCcattattcatttcaaaaataaatgttagccaattaaaatatataagagCTTACACTGAGCTtcatcaataataaatataataataataataagtataacAATGATAAGTAAAATTTTTATGGTGACATAAGAAAAATCTCACTGTGTATAACTAAAGAAAGTAAGATACATGAACTAGGGTGTTAGTGTTCTTTATTCTCCTAAATTTCTGAGTGTACCTTTATGTTTCTCTGCATGTGCAGTGTCATCACCTGTTGCTGGGCAGACTTCAGACTTCGTcaacaagatcttggagaacACAGGACGCGGCGATCCCACCGGCGGATTGGTCGGCCTGCGAGTCCCCACCTCCAAAATCTAGACAAGCAGCGGTCCACTGAGAGCAGTGGACTAAACATTACCACCATGCTGTCCCATTGTAACTATGCTCCCCTCTGCATGCCCCTCCAACCCAGAGTACATACACATTGttagtcacacaaacacacataccactccctgtgtgtatgtatgtgtgcttgtttcAGCCATGCACCTGTGTGGCATACACCCTAGCTTTTTGTCTCTGCACACTGCGTGCAGACACAGTGCATCACTGTTTCCCAACCCATCGTGAGCACCTGTTGGGAAATGCACCTTCAAAAGCAAGTGATGGTTAGGTGTATAGTCAATAGCACGTCCTAAATCCACTGGTGATTATTAGATGTGTTTAACATAGCATTGTGTGGAGTTGGTTTGGTTGGGGGTCTGCTTCCAGGGCTGAGATGGAGACAGTCATATGAGTGCAACCACTGGAATACTACACACAATGTGTTTAAGGTCATAATGACAGAGGAAGAATTGTTACAGACACCATCAAGGATGGAAAAGGAGGTTCACCTCACATGGAAACTAAACCTAACTCCAGGATGTTCGATTTACCAAATTAAAGAAGCActttgctgattttttttttctttttgccaagACAGCTGCAACGAAACTAGCAGCATGCTCTGAGGCATTACGGGAATGGCAGGAAATATTTTGTATTGAAGGCCTAAATACGCTGCCCGTCCAAATAAAAAGCCACCACGTAAGACCATCCCATTGGATAATCAAGTAAAGAAGACATCTaaagagattgatgaaactactaaaactaggtgaagaactgtccaacgcattattaaaaactggaaggatagtggggaaccatcatctttgaggaagaaatgtggtcggAAAAAAATCTGGAATGATCACTTAaatgtttggtgaaatcaaatcgtaaaaaaacaacagttgaaCTCAAGGCtgtgtttaatagtgaaagtaagagcatttgCACAAtgcaaaggagagagagaggttgtTACTAAACGGTgatctcccatcatcaaaacaagatcttggaggAAAATTAATGCAGCTCTGGAGCTTATCGAATTAGActgtgtggcttttttttttttggatgggcagtgtatgttCATGCCATCCCCTCTTTGCCAATTTGCTTTGCTATGGTCAAATATAAAAGTTGGCAAATTaatgttgaaaacaaaaaaagaagtaaaatatcAGAGTTAAAATTTCAGAAGTAGGTGACAGACATCCTGTTGGGTTGACGTTTGCAGCAGACGGGACAAGGCGTAATGGCTCATATTGACCATGTGGAGGGGATGTATGTAGTTTGGTGCTTTTTGGCCTTGTGCTGGTTATAACTTGACTGGGTGAAATGGGCCAGTATGGGAGCAGACTGTGAAGAAGATGATGGTGGTGACGAAGATGACAAACAGTGATCCATCTCCTCTAGGAAACTGTACATAAGTGTCTCCCAGTGAAAAATGGCACAGGCTCTCCCTTTTTGTACAGTAGAGATGACCAGGCTAACAGTTTGGTGTGTTCATACTAGTGTTTGATCAGAGTTCAATTCATTGTGCcttgtttatgtatgtgtgtgtttccgtAAGTCTGAGTGAGTGCGTGAGAGGGACTGAGCAAGAAGAGGTGATTGGTCAGACCGCCCTGTGGTCCAGCCAAAGAGAGGACTATATATTACACTGAGGGTTGTTAGTGAATGCGAGGAGGGAGACACCTGTGGGgtttgttgtgtatttcagttGTTAAAAGATATTTTGAATGTACATAAAGCAAATGGAAACTCTCGTTGCGTGATGCCACAGAGTCTGTGTATATAGGAGGGCTCTGCAATAGATTACTTATGGTTTTTGGTACTCTGTCTTTAGGGATCAGGAGAGGGTTTAAGCGATATTTTTCTTTAGAGTTACAAAAATATTTGCACACtatattttgattgttttttgtacCAAAGACACATGCAACGAAATGGCGACTAGCCAGTTAAAGTAAGGTTTTGCACAGCTTACCTGACGCCGTATTGAATGTAAGAAATGTGGGAGGGTCAGGAAACTTCATAGAACTGTGAAATTTAGCTTGGGTCCAATTCTGTACAGAAAAggaacattcattcattttttttttaaatctaaaaatgtatCCCATCGCTGGGTTTATCCAGAACATTTGTTGCTTAGGAAGCACTTCATTCCTGAACTGATTCCTCCCTCCACATGCTAATTGTGTTAAAGGCGCTATGTAGGACAAAAACCGAGAGCGCTAGTAGATAAGCTATGTTACATTATTGCTTGTTTGTCAAAATGTCACCAACAATAACCAAAATGTTATGTTTCGGTGTCACTTGTTTGATTTCTGTATGTAGGCGGGATCTAGTTcatcaacaaaatattaactgaattgtgttttaaagtactgtatataacattaacaatatATCTATCAATGGTGAGACGCCACTTTCCATGACAATTGATTCATTTTTAAgcatgacacatttttaaagccTATCCTTGCATCAAGAAAattagaggaaaaacacaaaaaccaaaaaaacgttattgttatatttttgtattttagctGCCTGCTAGCTTTCCTGTTGGTTTGGAAGTATTTGTTGTTTAGAGTCTCCcagtggagagggagaggtgtaAGAAAAGAGGATAATTGTCTTAAAGAGCAGCCAGTTCATCTGATAGCCTGATACTTAAAGTGTCATTTGTGAAATACAGAGAATCAGGACTGGATttgtataaaacacaatgcagtTTAAGTGGTCTTTAAAGAGAATGAGGATTCTGTCTTTAGCGAGGACATGAATGTGTCCAGGAAACCAAGAGGTGTACAGAGGGAGGATGTGAGGGCAGATGAAGAACCAGCTGCAGTGTTGCCACAGACGCTTTACAGGAGAAAGCAGACTGATGCAGATTCAGTACTGGTTGTATGTATTCCCTCTTTAACCATGAATTTGGCTGCATTTTGTTTCCTCGTGG is part of the Anabas testudineus chromosome 14, fAnaTes1.2, whole genome shotgun sequence genome and harbors:
- the crebrf gene encoding CREB3 regulatory factor; this translates as MPQPSVSGMEPPFGDAFQIYSFADQALTSTELLATSSDPDFMYELDRDITHRQSPCGDSVVGAGDVGKEVEGCVDQLMGLGECETAYGSSAFEQWDSYWEDLTRYTRLASCDIWGTKEVDFLGLDDFSSPYQDEEVIGRTPTLAQLNSEDSLPVCEALYPSADLTLAAPPQSLLPQPPCQSKRPLVPGQGLGPGSARPSPSPKSSSRPSRSLLPDFPEGSQKATRPVPSSTETMSKTQTHLSLTQDQGQAQSKHQRRGTKMVAPTTYGPDFVRKAKVRVSAVLKTPERPSQTDFERSDPPLPLSQPPDEKASTSANATLVGLPGAVAGVSRNLTSFERRAEVTVKREMSAWSAHVPQLVEANEAMEGSTSGLANSADIVAEASGGSSVLIVDGTEKSKEEEHNYSLFLTRSRLAGRGHAQLEEDEEEEDEEEAEEEEEGDGLELDDEDHDEGFGSEHELSENEEEEEEEEDEDYEADKDDDMSDAFSEPGCDMELMEDIKGLTAGVSSRKRGKRRYFWEYSEQLTPSKQERMLKPSEWDRHTLPSNLYQKNGPLHGKYMLKKSRRTDVEDLTPNPRKLLQIGTELRKLNKVISDLTPVSELPLIARPRSRKEKNKLASRACRLKKKAQYEANKVKLWGLSTEYDRLLFVINAIKEEIVARVEDSSPRATNMTDTLERLIQETLVSSPVAGQTSDFVNKILENTGRGDPTGGLVGLRVPTSKI